The Thermococcus sp. JdF3 sequence TGGATTTCGCCGGTGATCTGGTCAATAATGTTCTTGATGTTGTCTGCAGCCTGCTTGCTTTCCTCCGCGAGTTTCCTAATCTCCTGAGCAACCACAGCGAAACCCCTTCCGGCCTCGCCGGCCCTTGCCGCTTCAATGGCTGCGTTTAAGGCGAGTAAGTTCGTCTGCTCCGCAATGTTGGTAATCACGTTCGTAATCTCCTCAATACTCCTGCTCATCTCAGAGACCTTCCTGACCGACTCCTCGATTTCGTTCATGGTTTGCTGGATGCTTTCGATTTGTTTGGCTGAGATTTCGCCTTTTTGTCTGCCTTCGCTGGCTATTGTGACGACTTCGTTTACTGCCGCCTCGAATTCGTCCATGGCTCTGACGCTTTCTGCGCTTGTTTCTG is a genomic window containing:
- a CDS encoding methyl-accepting chemotaxis protein, with protein sequence ETSAESVRAMDEFEAAVNEVVTIASEGRQKGEISAKQIESIQQTMNEIEESVRKVSEMSRSIEEITNVITNIAEQTNLLALNAAIEAARAGEAGRGFAVVAQEIRKLAEESKQAADNIKNIIDQITGEIHDAVNSTQRGVSVVGESAETLRETITYLGNIADLLQDASSRMSEVKEQIVKTQDEVENALRSLENLAASAEETTASAEEVSSAVEEQTAATEELERAAKDLKNIVENLRDIIGRFKL